One genomic window of Nakamurella panacisegetis includes the following:
- a CDS encoding antibiotic biosynthesis monooxygenase family protein, which translates to MILEHALLPVIPGREAEFEAAFALARPIIAGRSGFVDLTLSRCLERPHVYLLLVRWEQLTDHTEGFRGSPEYQQWKAQLHHFYEPFPSVEHFAEVGEQLEIRTG; encoded by the coding sequence ATGATTCTGGAACATGCGCTGCTACCGGTGATCCCGGGGCGCGAAGCGGAGTTCGAGGCCGCGTTCGCGTTGGCCCGTCCGATCATCGCGGGTCGATCGGGCTTCGTCGATCTGACATTGTCACGATGCCTGGAGCGGCCGCACGTCTACCTGTTGCTGGTGCGCTGGGAGCAGCTCACCGACCACACCGAGGGTTTCCGCGGCTCGCCGGAATACCAGCAGTGGAAGGCGCAGCTGCACCACTTCTACGAGCCGTTCCCATCGGTCGAGCACTTCGCCGAGGTCGGAGAGCAGCTCGAGATCCGAACCGGCTGA